A part of Anopheles bellator unplaced genomic scaffold, idAnoBellAS_SP24_06.2 scaffold00373_ctg1, whole genome shotgun sequence genomic DNA contains:
- the LOC131214255 gene encoding putative odorant receptor 92a translates to MNFFVNDKPPGVPHLVVKLWKVLGVSDVHREQYRCVPIFVTFLLIIAIPKIFFGYPDFKSGVIGLAELVCQTNRFIGVLLLALYRDVFYELIRQAECFTRDVLSGSPPIAKHLKTQDARINKVMKVCLLSILLPANFYSYSPILSTLWRYYSAPANATDVQFTLYMEENFYGLNVRTSLRDYLLFGVFMVPTSFLCAFVGSVKIVAMLAIIKYCTVYFQLVALKIQYTARERSFRSELKTIVQMHQGALNCAELLRTLTAPVMLMQIILCVLNWSSMLLYFTVSGFSTQFINLLVLFMFETIETFGYCYLGNQLSDAAAKVAGAVYESCWEAECASVQKDLQLIIVRTQKPIGITAGEFCDLNMELFGV, encoded by the exons ATGAACTTTTTTGTCAACGACAAGCCCCCAGGAGTTCCGCATTTGGTGGTGAAGCTGTGGAAAGTTTTGGGTGTGTCAGACGTGCACCGTGAGCAGTATCGGTGTGTTCCTATATTTGTTACCTTTCTGCTGATCATCGCCATTCCGAAAATCTTTTTTGGATATCCCGACTTCAAGTCAGGTGTCATCGGTTTGGCGGAATTGGTTTGCCAGACCAATCGCTTCatcggggtgctgctgctcgcgcTGTACCGAGACGTATTCTACGAGCTAATAAGACAGGCGGAGTGCTTCACTCGAGACG TGCTCAGCGGATCGCCACCAATCGCTAAGCATCTGAAGACACAGGACGCTCGAATCAACAAGGTGATGAAAGTGTGCCTATTGTCGATACTTTTGCCGGCCAACTTCTACAGCTACTCGCCCATCCTGTCCACTCTGTGGAGGTATTACAGTGCACCAGCCAATGCGACCGACGTTCAGTTTACCCTCTACAtggaggaaaacttttacgGTCTCAACGTTCGGACGTCGCTTCGTGACTACCTGCTGTTCGGCGTGTTCATGGTGCCGACCTCGTTTCTGTGTGCGTTCGTCGGTTCCGTTAAGATTGTGGCGATGTTGGCTATCATCAAGTACTGCACCGTCTACTTTCAGCTAGTAGCGCTAAAAATCCAGTACACTGCTCGTGAACGATCCTTCCGCTCCGAACTGAAGACGATCGTCCAAATGCATCAGGGTGCCCTCAACTGTGCCGAATTGCTGCGAACGCTCACCGCTCCGGTGATGTTGATGCAGATTATCCTGTGTGTGCTGAACTGGAGCTCTATGTTGCTGTACTTCACCGTTTCC GGCTTTAGCACCCAGTTCATCAATCTGTTAGTTCTGTTCATGTTTGAAACGATCGAAACCTTCGGCTATTGCTACCTGGGCAACCAGCTTTCGGATGCG GCAGCCAAGGTAGCCGGTGCTGTCTACGAAAGTTGCTGGGAAGCGGAATGTGCATCGGTGCAAAAAGACCTCCAACTAATAATAGTGCGAACCCAGAAACCTATCGGAATTACAGCGGGCGAGTTTTGTGACCTAAACATGGAGCTGTTTGGAGTA